The following proteins come from a genomic window of Bradysia coprophila strain Holo2 unplaced genomic scaffold, BU_Bcop_v1 contig_138, whole genome shotgun sequence:
- the LOC119073152 gene encoding sodium-independent sulfate anion transporter-like: MSSSKVLQRFVPGVRWARNYSYEYAISDAIAGITVGLTVLPQALAYATLAGLQPQYGLYSAFVGCIVYAFFGGCADLTIGPTALLALMTGRHTELGGESGPHLAILLCFLAGVVEMLMAFLKLGALVDLISLPVSVGFTSATAVIIATSQLKGLLGIQGNSATDFISTIGSFFGNLQNTRLGDAVLGISSVIILLLLRKLKDIKVPANAKKKRRIFHSALWLIATARNALIVLVASVIAFQCERSGTSPFILTGTVRSGIPDFAFPPWQTTVLSANGTMVDMNLGGMISELGSSVLLVPVIAVLGNVAISKAFGGSGIDATQELVALSLANVFGSFVSSIPVTGSFSRSAVNHASGVKTPYGGLYTSALVLLALGILTPYFRYIPKAALSAVIISAVMFMIEYEVVKPLWRCNKRELLTGSVTFILSLIVGVEFGLLAGVLTDVAFVVQRAARPGLSINKTNTVSNIQYVLVRPKHSLLYFPAVEWVRNGISNAVKQHGNLPMVLDCRNLNEFDYTVVRGLEALYKELGSMKVPLILLGTQEAVKNILTGATNVNIPDVSNEHELDELLQEMSSDGIKDLKEVLTPLIKCKNQNPLV; this comes from the exons ATGAGCTCATCGAAAGTTCTGCAACGATTCGTCCCAGGAGTTAGATGGGCCAGAAACTATTCATATGAATATGCAATATCAGATGCAATAGCTGGTATAACAGTTGGGTTAACTGTACTTCCGCAGGCATTAGCGTATGCGACTCTAGCTGGATTACAGCCACAATATGGTTTATATTCGGCGTTTGTTGGTTGCATTGTGTACGCTTTTTTCGGTGGATGTGCTGACTTGACCATTGGGCCGACTGCACTACTAGCACTTATGACTGGACGACATACCGAACTGGGAGGCGAATCTGGTCCACATTTAGCAATTCTATTGTGTTTTTTGGCAGGTGTCGTTGAGATGCTAATGGCATTTTTGAAGTTAG gTGCACTGGTTGATTTAATTTCTTTGCCAGTCAGTGTGGGATTCACAAGTGCTACGGCTGTAATCATAGCAACATCACAGTTAAAG GGACTTTTAGGAATCCAGGGTAATTCAGCAACGGATTTCATAAGTACGATTGGGTCATTCTTTGGAAATCTACAAAACACTCGACTAGGTGATGCAGTACTCGGAATCAGCTCCGTAATTATTCTTCTATTACTTCGAAAACTAAAGGACATTAAAGTTCCGGCTAatgcgaagaaaaaaagacgAATTTTTCACTCTGCGTTATGGTTGATTGCTACAGCTCGGAATGCTTTGATTGTATTAGTGGCTAGTGTTATTGCATTTCAATGTGAACGTTCAGGAACATCTCCCTTTATTTTAACCGGCACTGTTCGGAGTGGAATTCCTGATTTTGCATTTCCACCATGGCAAACGACTGTATTGAGTGCAAATGGAACTATGGTCGATATGAATTTAGGAGGGATG ATAAGTGAATTGGGATCATCAGTCTTATTAGTTCCGGTTATAGCTGTACTGGGCAATGTAGCGATTTCAAAAGCATTTGGTGGTAGTGGTATTGATGCAACACAAGAACTGGTTGCTCTTTCTCTGGCTAATGTTTTTGGATCTTTTGTTTCATCTATACCAGTTACAGGCTCTTTCTCTAGATCTGCAGTCAATCACGCCAGCGGTGTCAAAACACCTTACGGTGGTCTGTACACAA gTGCGCTGGTACTACTGGCACTGGGAATTTTAACCCCATACTTCCGATATATTCCGAAAGCAGCCTTGAGTGCTGTTATAATTTCGGCGGTAATGTTTATGATTGAATATGAAGTCGTGAAACCGTTGTGGCGATGTAACAAACGAGAACTTCTAACTGGATCGGTCACATTCATCCTCAGTTTAATTGTTGGGGTGGAATTCGGTTTATTAGCTGGAGTTCTCACAGACGTTGCCTTTGTCGTTCAGAGAGCTGCTAGACCCGGTCTATCGATTAATAAGACAAAT ACTGTTTCCAACATCCAATATGTATTGGTTAGGCCGAAGCATAGCTTACTCTATTTTCCGGCCGTTGAATGGGTCCGTAATGGCATATCGAATGCTGTTAAACAACATGGCAATTTACCAATGGTATTGGATTGCCGCAATTTGAACG AATTTGATTATACTGTGGTACGGGGCTTAGAAGCATTATACAAGGAACTTGGATCAATGAAAGTTCCACTAATTTTATTAGGAACTCAAGAGGCTGTGAAGAACATACTGACAGGAGCCACTAATGTCAACATTCCCGATGTTTCCAATGAACATGAATTGGATGAACTTTTGCAAG AAATGTCATCAGACGGCATTAAGGATCTAAAGGAAGTGCTGACTCCGCTTATAAAGTGCAAGAATCAAAATCCACTGGTGTAA